The DNA region ACTACTTTTCAGAATTACTCATTTATACAATTAGAGCCTTCTTAAGGTTGGAGGGGATAACTTTGAAatgaggctgtatcaatttccagaATGTCTTGCAAATCCTTCTCTATTGGGTGAGGACGATACTTATACTACCCTACCTTATTACAGACCATAGTTTGGTTTCAGTGTAGCTCAGTTTCTTCAGTGTACTTGGGACATAAAGGAATTTAAGTTAATCAGAATCAGTTTTGGGAATTTTTTTGAGTTTCATGATATGTCGTGGAAATTAGATCACCCTGAGTTGATGAAATTTCAGTGATAGGAATCAAGAGATACCATGTTTTGTCAACTGTAAAGCATTATATAAATTGTAtaataattgctaacatttattgagtacttttgtgccaggcactgcgccaagtgttttatatttatttacttatttagtccTCCTAATAACCTCGTGagatttggttttgtttctgctactgatctccattttacagctgaggcaaGGAGAGGGCAAGAACTTACCTGGGGTAACAAAAGTAAGAaccagagtcaggatttgaattcaaTCAGTTAGGTTCTAGACTTGTGCTTTTAAACactttatctgtattttttaatgttccaGAAACAAAAAGCAGAGTAAAAGGTTGTATAGAAGTTTCTTTTACTCAGAGATTTGCTACATGAAAGGCTGCTGATGGATTTCCTTAAAGGCTTGTCTGAGTTTcaggataaaaaatatttttaagttttttttttatcagttcaAGTCTCCTGCTATAGCAACCCCAGGTTACCAACCTTAAATAAAACACGTATGACTTGTCTAGGCGTtggttttctcattcataaagcGAGGGGTGAAGCATGGGTTATTGCTAAGATCCCTTTCCTAAATTCTGTTATCTTgtgataattttaaattaaaagacatatacatatgttttggGGAAGCACCCCctcgacattttttttttttttttttttttttgcggtacgcggccctctcactgttgtggcctctcccattgcggagcacaggctccggacgcacaggctcagcggccatggctcacggtcccagctgcttcgaggcatgtgggatcttcccggaccggggcacgaacccgtgtcccctgcatcggcaggcggactctcaaccactgcaccaccagggaagcccaccccccTCGACTTTTAATAGTATAAGGAAGgttgcgtgtgtatgtgtgtgtgtgtgtgtgtgtgtgtattttttttctttttttttgtaaaatcctTTTAGATACTTTAATGcgtcaaatattctttcttttaagaGTATGCCTTTTGAGAATACAGCATACTTGGAATGTGagtatcattaaaaataatcacgtggtccccttttcttttttattatcttttaaacagATGATTTTTGATCCTACCAtgagcaagaagaaaaagaagaagaagaagccttTTATGTTAGATGAGGAAGGGGATGCCCAGACAGAAGAAACCCAGCCCTCAGAAACAAAAGAAGTGGAGCCAGAGCCAACTGAGGACAAAGATGTAGAAGCCGATGAAGAGGACAGTAGGAAAAAAGGTAAGTGGCAGACATGAGAGAGTCACTGTTGTCCTGGGAGACCTGGTTCTCTTCCATCAGTGTGTTTTGGATTTTGTGCACACAGTGGCCTCTCAGCCTGAGAGGCTATCTGTTACAGTGAAGCTGAGGCCATCAGCGGTCTGTGTGCATGAGACCTTGCCAGATTTCTGATAGACTTGTTTCAGGGAAAATTCCACTGAATCCAGAAGACAGAGATGACAAAACTTTGTTACTCCAGGGCTGGTTTTTCTAGTCTAGCCTTTCGGGATGTCTCTTTTCCAGTTTTAATGGTGGTTGTATTTGAGTGTAGGCAGACAGAAATGGGACCAAGATAAACAGTTTTGTGTCTTAACAAGTTTGAAAACATACAGAAGAGACTAAAATTACAGCCTAAAATATTTGGGTTTAGACACCAGCATGAGTTATTCACTCTGTGCTCTAACACAGACAGCATTTGacaattagaaataaatgattaaGTAAACATATTTATGCCTATTGAATAGAAGACACTGTACTAGGgataaagaaaattaacattcattgagcatctaccatgtgctAAGCATCTTATACATGTTTAAAACAAACTTGGAAAGTAAATCATTCTTTTCTTAAGACAAAATTAATTCATAAATAGCTCTTGAAAAACTTCGTAGTagggtcatttaaaaatatttctagtgtACAATAGGGCACAACAAATGGAAAACTTATTGAACCAAACCCATTATTACTCACTAATGGtggataaaatttcattttattcatattgTAGCCTCATTTTAATGAATGTGAAATACTTTATAAGGCCCtttgttgattgattgattgaataaCTTGTTGAGCTAGGCTCTGGGATTTAGGTGAGAAAGGCATAGCCCCTTAGTATCTCATTGCGAGACAGACAAGCAGCTGGTAAGCACCTCTGTTGAAGTAATAGAAGGTACTATCAAAGCACCTAGGGGACACCTAACCCAGTTGGGGAACAGGAGGGATAGGCTTAGAGAAGACTTCTTGATGGAAGTAACTCCTAACAAAGATCCTGTGAGATGAAAGTAAGAGCTGTGTGGGAGGGCCCATAGGACGGCTTGAAGGTGAGAGACACATACTTCACTAAGAAGTGGAGGTAGTTCAGTTGAGCTGGAACTAGGAATTAAGGTGTCGGAGATGAGAGAGTAGCAGAAGTAGAGAGATAAAGCTGGAGAGCCTTGGAAATTATGTTAGAACCCTGACTTTGACTTGGGAACAATGAGGCATCATATGGTCAgattactaaataaatattccCAACATGGTCCCCTAACCAGATTTTTCCTAGAAAGCTTTGAGTTGACCTGCCATTGTGTTTTCAGAACCCTAACCTTTGTGGTTGTGGAGGAATTACTGTGCTAATTAATACCAATCTCGCTATTCTGGTGACTTGATCGATTAATAGCTGAAACATTGGTTTAACTCATAATTTAATGCTTCACCTTCTGCTATTAATAATTGATAATCTCAATTATCTTTTTAGATGCTTCTGATGATCTAGATGACTTGAACTTctttaatcagaagaaaaagaagaaaaaaacaaaaaagatatttgatattgaTGAAGCTGAAGAAGGTGTAAAGGTAGTATTGCTTTCTTATTGAAGGTAAAATTTGACCCCTTGAAAGGTTGCTAGTGGCTGATGTTTCTCCCTGTTTGTCTCATCTCTtactagttttgcttttgttattaagTATTTAGTCACCACTGTTAAGATCAGTTTCTTGGGATTTTTGTCTGACTAGATATCTTAAAGGGATGATGGTTCAAAGGAATGTAAAGTTAGGTTTTACACATTGTATTGTGTGCCACTAAGATGATTACAAAATGCCACTTGTCATTAATCATACTGAGATTGGCTGAGGAGAGAGATTTCTGTGAGAAATCCGATAGAGCAAATATAGTTTCTTCTGTTAAACTTCTGGTAGCATGTTGAGGATACACAAatttatgtgtattcttctgaGCAGCAAAGAATGAACCCCAGCCTGTGGTGGTTGGTGGCTGATGATTTTATAGCCTGTAGGAGAACCAGAGCACTCAGGTTGGTTTTGTGGAGTTCTCTGGTCTTGTAGGGGGACTTGAGGCCCTGTAATTGTCTTATTACTGGATTGATTTCTAATATAAATATCTCAGAAgtatgagagagaaagagtgagaatacacatacacatgcactaAGTTGTCCCCTTTTGTGCCCTTTACCCAAATTTTTCtttggtaaattatttatttgctcaAATTCAAGTAAATAAGGTGTATCCCACACATAGCAGTAATTCATTGAGTTTTGGAAACAATGTCACAATTTTAATGACTTGgttaattcagcaaatatgtgTTAATGATGATAGTGAGTCAGGCATTGTGTGCTAATTGTTAGGGTACTGAAACAAATaagatatttttcctgtttttggaGGTTCAGGGATAATTTAGAGTTCTTTAGAACAAGATTATTTTATCTGGATTTATCCTACTCTCTCCCTGTTTGGggattttcttctcttcctgctgTTATAAGGAAATTGATAAAGAGAAATGCTCAAATTATGTTGAATGAGTGAGGTATAAATATCCTGGGTAACAAGGTGACACATCAGAGATGTGCCACAGAAAGTCTTGCTTAACAAATTTCTCTAGTAGCTTTTGTCCTGAAGAGCCACTTATAAGCTCTAATTTAGTGCTTGGATACTTTTTTCTCTGCTACTGAAGTCATAACGTAAGAGGTTATAAGTACTCTTGTCAGGCAAGACATGGGCATTAACTTGAGGCTGAAGTGTTTTTAAGATCTTGGGTTACTCTCCCCCTGAATTTTCAGAGCACCACAGGGCTTTTGAAAAATCTTCAAAAACACTATGTGCTATTATTCTCTACCTTTCACTGGGTCTTAGCCTCAGGTTGAAAATAGATCTTACtgggataaaataaataataatataggaCTAGAAGCTGGCTGATGTGTGCTAATTTATATTTAGCATGTCTGAGTTTCTCATTTACTGACTGTCATCTTATTAGAGACTAGGTTAGTATCAGGTTTCTTGCCTGGTGTTATCCAGCTAATACACATGGGCTGATTGGTCTTTGATGGCCAAAAGTGGCACTTAGACGACACAGCTGGATTTGGCATCTCAAGGCTGAGCTTCATTTCCTCCCGGCTATTCCAACTTTGCTGCTGATCAGATTTCTAAAATTACTATAGCCATTTACAGAGTAGTTCAGGATGTAGGTGCACAAAAATAGATATTGATGGGTAATGTGGATGGCACACTTCAGGGCAGGGAGTTGGATACACTGGTGAAAGGAGGTGAGATTAGAAGGCTGGAGACTGAAACTGGCCCTTTCTGCTCTTCTGGGGTTTTTTATGTCTCATTTCAAGGTTATGCCCTATTTACATCCATGACTATAGCAGCTAATCTTGGGATCAAGCTTTACCTtgtctctatccattcatcataGGACCCTAATTCTCCGTGGGTTCTGCCTTCTCCCTCTTTCATGGTTTCATCTATTGAAGTGATGCCCAAAGACCTCCTCACAGTCTGGTGCCAGGCTGGCTGtggtataaaaaaaaatatttggtctttgtccctgttcctggcacatagcTCCTAAGACTCTTGGAATCTCTAGATATGAGTTCGGTCACCAAGAGCCAGTGATTTCATCAATCATACCTGCATAATGAAGCCTCCACAAAAAACCTTTCATGGGTTTCTTTCATGGGTGAGCTCCATAAAAAACCTTTAAAcagtggggtttggagagcttcagGATTGGTGACCACACTGGGGTGTTGGGAGAGTGGTATACTTGAAGAGAGCATGGAAGCACTGCATTCCTGCCTCCCTTTCCTTGCTCTATGCATGTCTTCCATTTGGCTATTTCTGAGCATATCctttataatattgtatatatatatatatataatataataaagtaaTAGTTAAGTAAGGTGTTTTCCTGAATTCTTTGAGTCCtcctagcaaattattgaaccagGGGTGTGTGGGAACCTCTGAATTTGAAGTAGGACGTATGTATTGGAAACCTGGGGACTCTATACTTGTACCTGGCCtctgaaatgaagacagtcttATGCGACTGAGCCCTTAAACCCATGAAGTTTGTCACTAACTCTGGGTAGTGTTAGAACTGCATTGAATTGTAGGTCACCTAGTTAGTGTCAGAGAGTTGGAGAATTGAGGTGGAAAAACATCACATATTTGgtgtcagaaggaaaaaaaaaaccctcttacgAACTGCATCAGAATACTTAGAAACTTATTTAAAACATTCCTGAACCCCATTCCTGCTGAAGGTTGTCACTGAGAAGATTTAAGAATCTTTGTTTCTTTGATTCTGACAGTGGCCTGGTTTAAAAACATGGACAATAATTATAGTAAGATCCCAAGGCTGAtggataaaagaaaggaaaaggtccCACAAaagtgtcttaaaatttttccAGTTTAAATGACAGACTCTGAACCAGTTTGGTTCACCTGTGAGAGAGAGTTCTGATCTGTAACTTCAGTTTTgaatatttaatatcttttttcctCCAAAACCATGTCAGcccatatcatttaaaaaaaataataatcctagTAGCAAAATGTTGAGACTCTTATCTCACTTTCTTAGGACCTTAAGATTGAAAGTGATGTTCAAGAACCAGCTGAACCAGAGGATGACCTTGACATTAtgcttggcaataaaaagaagaaaaagaagaatgtcaAGTTCCCAGATGAGGATGAAATACTAGAGAAAGATGAAGGTAATATTGGGAGCTTAGCTCATTTCTAGGCTACACAAGCCTTTGGCCTAGTCTCTTCCATGGGTGgcctccttatttattttttcttgccccTTATTTCCACTGCCTAATAATGGAAGCTAAAAGGAAACAGAATCTAACTTCATAATGACAGTTTAAAAGACTTCATGGGGGAAGAACTTGGCAATTGTGATTACATTAAAACATACTGATTTAGACTATTGGGACAATTACTGTAAcggaattttaaatgtttaaaaaatcttttactaTATTGTTAAAAGTGCTGTTTATTAGCTTCTAAGTGCTATAGCTGCTTTAGAGAACTTTAGTATAGTCAGCAGATGGGTTTTTATGGATGTATATGTTTCTTAAGTGCTTCAAAACAAttggacatttttttcctctaattatcCCAGTGCATTGTTTTATCTTACGTTTGTTAAATCAAGAAACAGTTCAATGTGTCTGTATTACCACACATCCCTAGAGAGGTCTCTATTAAGGGTGGTTTATGAAAATCGTAACATCCCCTTAAGGAATATGGGGTTGTAAGCCTTGCTGCCTTTATGCTTGAGGCTGTTGTGAATGCAGTTGTGGGAAGGAAGACATGTCTTTGAAGCTTTCATTTCTCTAGATCtgcttctcccttctcccctttttGTTATTGTATCAGGCTCTACCCCTCATTCTTACAGTCTTTGTTATCTGTAGCTTTAGAAGATGAAGACAGCAAAAAAGATGATGGTATCTCATTCAGTAACCAGACAGGCCCTGCTTGGGCAGGTTCAGAAAGAGACTACACAT from Mesoplodon densirostris isolate mMesDen1 chromosome 16, mMesDen1 primary haplotype, whole genome shotgun sequence includes:
- the EIF2S2 gene encoding eukaryotic translation initiation factor 2 subunit 2, producing the protein MSGDEMIFDPTMSKKKKKKKKPFMLDEEGDAQTEETQPSETKEVEPEPTEDKDVEADEEDSRKKDASDDLDDLNFFNQKKKKKKTKKIFDIDEAEEGVKDLKIESDVQEPAEPEDDLDIMLGNKKKKKKNVKFPDEDEILEKDEALEDEDSKKDDGISFSNQTGPAWAGSERDYTYEELLNRVFNIMREKNPDMVAGEKRKFVMKPPQVVRVGTKKTSFVNFTDICKLLHRQPKHLLAFLLAELGTSGSIDGNNQLVIKGRFQQKQIENVLRRYIKEYVTCHTCRSPDTILQKDTRLYFLQCETCHSRCSVASIKTGFQAVTGKRAQLRAKAN